A DNA window from Hordeum vulgare subsp. vulgare chromosome 1H, MorexV3_pseudomolecules_assembly, whole genome shotgun sequence contains the following coding sequences:
- the LOC123451547 gene encoding uncharacterized protein LOC123451547 yields the protein MLRGGAGPRGGGGSAAARPPRCPHPRPAPRRARVPAAAPGMEDPVVSSVEESSFTFEFKRGSKRARKAMPLSEAHRGKDNWGAAVNISNQSMASAKPHLTKEGPEEVEFTHCAPSIVARLMGLDTVPRSKKVLDRCQSDIQSNPRLKLSGRAEEAARVSCEDRPCRSSGDELPELKDVFEVTEVENMAMRRALQSRDERPRPRSDDADLEFVRQKFLDAKRLSTDEGRRNSKEFGEALEILYSKKDVFLEILQESSIALSGFPGHFLGYSGLQCSPHGTNGAGAQSFGQDILCRMEVGSEPGDPLSSMLLEETSDVSLEHSAPNGSRRSRRPSQIVVLKPDPQRRSCTPVITSQEASQFGQWAGARWLKPPRHSTHKQDGMHSMAHGCVQAVEPEGDTPEQKLRIQTSKRGSRKKPSENQSYLGVGCQREKAASTSHDETLSISSSTHSSGSSVSRKARKHLSERWQMACQSKAENPVPTDTRTLGEMLELTAKDATKVTTHNRLSDSTTNCSNVQEMPASPLGISSKDGWKTGIYRGDNSKTGTSRNFPRSKSLPTSSTTIVKLPGRRRSAPSPNLPILKDILNTPTDDTGNGHIGKRSPIRKAKQKNGRVILHVGKENMLPEKEIYVTSERTRHSICTSDLPRTSNIYDEHPVDVISTKDHTAIDLAIPHEDVQNLKGQAGWTEQKLATPVPEPEEDTVIHNQDNIPLTEVKSQLMEGDIAEIDHQAVKSAYSVSFESCECLSPTASSQQSSGEETPYSGIFKSVNDGIQGLRAQLKMLKMGDQVDTCIDDSDRYSSDENNDTEISDHQVKEEQLPIFKDEEDRDCTYVKEMLGTACDSPVYPEQWQFSSDVFVWLENKYSRLLLWSRSDRKLLFDLVNSILADMTAPGSSLCSKIMMNSWPQMDWRNLAENVWQTSLLMRRNYQPFDVDSVEPLPLDHHPELEMFGADIAEMIRNDVLEELVAELVLQIG from the exons ATGCTGCGCGGCGGCGCCGGACCGCGTGGAGGAGGAGGATCTGCGGCGGCGAGGCCCCCTCGCTGCCCCCACCCCCGCCCCGCGCCGCGCCGAG CGCGAGTGCCGGCCGCCGCGCCGGGGATGGAGGATCCGGTGGTGTCTTCCGTCGAGGAATCCTCT TTCACATTTGAGTTCAAGAGAGGGTCCAAGAGGGCGAGGAAGGCGATGCCGCTGTCAGAGGCGCACAGAGGCAAAGACAACTGGGGAGCG GCAGTCAACATCAGCAACCAAAGCATGGCTTCTGCAAAGCCACACTTGACGAAAGAGGGGCCGGAGGAGGTGGAGTTCACTCACTGCGCGCCCAGCATCGTCGCGAGGCTGATGGGCCTTGACACCGTGCCGAGGTCCAAGAAGGTTCTTGACCGGTGCCAGAGTGACATCCAGAGCAACCCGCGGCTCAAGTTGTCCGGACGAGCCGAGGAAGCGGCCCGGGTTTCGTGCGAGGATCGGCCATGCCGGAGCAGCGGCGATGAGCTGCCGGAGCTGAAGGACGTTTTCGAGGTGACCGAGGTGGAGAACATGGCGATGCGCAGGGCGTTGCAGTCACGCGACGAGAGGCCGCGCCCAAGAAGCGACGATGCCGATCTCGAGTTTGTCAGGCAGAAGTTCTTGGATGCCAAGCGCCTTTCCACCGACGAAGGCCGCCGGAATTCCAAGGAGTTTGgcgaggcacttgagatactctacTCCAAGAAGGACGTTTTCCTTGAAATCCTTCAGGAGAGCAGTATTGCCTTGTCAGGGTTCCCAGGGCACTTCCTTGGTTACAGTGGTTTGCAGTGCTCCCCCCATGGAACCAATGGTGCTGGTGCGCAATCGTTTGGGCAGGATATCCTTTGCAGAATGGAAGTTGGTAGTGAGCCCGGGGATCCTCTTTCTAGCATGCTTCTTGAGGAAACTTCAGATGTGTCGCTGGAGCATTCGGCACCAAATGGGAGCAGGCGTTCACGGAGGCCCTCGCAAATTGTTGTTCTGAAACCAGACCCTCAGAGGAGAAGTTGTACACCGGTTATAACAAGCCAAGAAGCATCGCAGTTTGGTCAGTGGGCTGGTGCACGATGGTTGAAGCCGCCACGCCATAGTACgcataagcaagatggcatgcatTCTATGGCACATGGCTGTGTTCAAGCTGTAGAGCCTGAAGGAGATACACCTGAACAGAAGCTTAGAATACAAACCTCTAAAAGAGGCAGCAGGAAGAAACCATCTGAGAATCAGAGCTACCTTGGAGTTGGCTGTCAAAGGGAAAAGGCTGCTTCTACGTCTCATGACGAGACTCTGTCGATTTCTTCATCCACACATTCTTCTGGATCATCGGTGAGCAGAAAGGCCAGAAAGCACCTCTCTGAAAGATGGCAAATGGCCTGCCAATCCAAAGCTGAAAATCCAGTTCCTACTGATACAAGAACATTAGGTGAGATGCTTGAACTGACTGCTAAAGATGCAACAAAAGTAACCACTCACAaccgtttgtcagattcaaccaccaaTTGCAGTAATGTGCAAGAGATGCCGGCCAGCCCTCTTGGTATTAGCAGCAAAGATGGTTGGAAGACAGGGATTTACCGTGGGGATAATTCAAAAACTGGCACATCAAGGAATTTTCCCAGGTCCAAGTCTCTGCCAACCTCATCTACCACTATTGTGAAATTACCGGGCAGGAGGCGTTCTGCACCATCTCCTAACTTGCCCATTCTGAAAGATATATTAAATACACCCACCGATGATACTGGAAATGGACATATTGGTAAGAGATCACCAATCAGAAAAGCGAAGCAGAAAAATGGGCGAGTTATCCTTCATGTAGGAAAGGAAAATATGCTGCCTGAGAAAGAGATTTATGTTACTTCAGAGAGAACAAGACACAGTATCTGCACTTCCGATCTACCCAGGACAAGCAACATAtatgatgagcatccagttgaTGTTATCAGTACCAAGGACCACACAGCAATTGATTTGGCTATTCCACATGAGGATGTGCAAAATTTGAAAGGTCAGGCAGGGTGGACAGAGCAAAAGCTAGCAACACCGGTACCAGAGCCAGAAGAAGACACAGTAATTCATAATCAGGATAACATACCATTAACG GAGGTGAAAAGCCAATTAATGGAGGGTGACATTGCTGAAATTGATCATCAAGCAGTAAAGTCTGCTTACTCTGTAAGCTTTGAGAGTTGCGAATGCTTAAGTCCAACTGCTTCATCACAACAAAGTTCTGGAGAGGAGACTCCTTATTCTGGAATCTTCAAAAGTGTCAATGATGGTATTCAAG GACTCAGAGCTCAACTTAAGATGCTGAAGATGGGCGACCAAGTTGATACATGCATAGATGATTCGGATAGATACTCAagcgatgaaaacaacgacacaGAGATTTCAGATCACCAGGTGAAGGAAGAGCAGCTACCGATATTCAAAGATGAGGAGGACAGGGACTGCACTTATGTCAAGGAGATGCTTGGCACTGCATGCGACTCGCCAGTCTACCCAGAACAGTGGCAGTTCAGCTCGGATGTGTTCGTATGGCTGGAAAACAAGTACAGCAGGCTGCTCCTGTGGTCGAGGTCAGACAGGAAGCTTCTTTTTGACCTTGTTAACTCAATCTTGGCTGACATGACGGCTCCAGGTAGCAGCCTGTGTTCAAAAATCATGATGAACTCCTGGCCTCAAATGGATTGGAGAAACTTAGCTGAAAATGTCTGGCAAACGTCACTACTCATGCGAAGGAACTATCAGCCATTTGATGTGGACAGTGTCGAACCTTTGCCGCTGGACCATCACCCCGAACTTGAAATGTTTGGAGCAGACATTGCTGAAATGATACGTAACGACGTTCTGGAAGAGCTTGTGGCCGAGCTCGTATTGCAGATCGGCTGA
- the LOC123451813 gene encoding uncharacterized protein LOC123451813: MPGILRINSLCHGHHWDMREDTSLQLLYFSTKSKRKELKRTQGKNVVNNVHKPSEHNQPGKHGTTRLSKGIERAADLAGSAKGKKVMEILIDKYADKSIWND, from the exons ATGCCAGGAATTCTGAGAATCAATTCTTTGTGTCATGGCCACCATTGG GATATGAGAGAGGATACTTCCCTACAACTTCTGTATTTTAGTACGAAGAGTAAAAGGAAAGAATTAAAGAGAACACAAGGAAAAAATGTTGTGAATAACGTGCACAAGCCCAGTGAACACAATCAACCCGGAAAGCATGGTACTACCAGATTATCGAAAGGGATCGAGAGAGCTGCAGATCTGGCTGGCTCAGCTAAAGGCAAAAAG GTGATGGAGATTTTAATTGATAAGTATGCTGACAAATCAATATGGAACGATTGA
- the LOC123451706 gene encoding uncharacterized protein LOC123451706, translated as MAIMADAAGATPLLPGLPDEIAIWEILVRLPPKSVLRCRAVSPAWRRATSTRDFLQSHHARQPALLLQYTHSRVADGGASLDIVPFDHRSRVAAAADRFQCIARLEAAPNIYHAPNFYSPCFYLEASCDGLLVLSIDFDDVCICNPATRQFAPLLQVRGFMPVELYPHPSTGEYHMLLYREEDQGAIYVFRVGSSQPPRHIGCPDPHELEDCPGLLFHGSLHWYIGNRIVVFDTAAESFRQIRAPVARDHARLFELDDMLGALSLNDEDTAVDIWVMQDYQGEVWDFKRRVELPVAEIMDHCQYYFHEEGMMLVPGDGELVVLIGCNGWLFQLDADGKLIASFQPRCLSSTLYVLKQTLVQHTFFPALEGYVVNASPFI; from the coding sequence ATGGCGATAATGGCCGATGCCGCAGGTGCGACTCCTCTCCTCCCCGGCCTCCCGGACGAGATCGCCATCTGGGAGATCCTCGTCCGCCTGCCCCCCAAATCCGTCCTCCGGTGCCGCGCCGTCAGCCCCGCGTGGCGCCGCGCCACCTCCACCCGCGACTTCCTCCAATCCCACCACGCCCGCCAGCCCGCCCTCCTCCTCCAATACACCCACAGCAGAGTCGCCGACGGCGGCGCGTCCCTGGACATCGTCCCCTTCGACCACCGTTCAcgggtcgccgccgccgccgaccggtTCCAGTGTATCGCGCGGCTGGAAGCGGCTCCCAACATCTATCATGCTCCCAACTTCTATTCTCCCTGCTTCTATCTGGAGGCCTCCTGCGACGGCCTCCTCGTGCTCTCCATCGACTTCGACGACGTCTGCATCTGCAATCCGGCAACTCGACAGTTTGCTCCGCTCCTGCAGGTTCGTGGATTCATGCCCGTGGAGCTGTACCCTCACCCCTCTACCGGCGAGTACCATATGTTGCTGTACCGGGAGGAAGATCAAGGTGCCATCTACGTTTTCAGGGTAGGCTCTAGCCAGCCGCCGAGGCACATAGGGTGCCCTGATCCGCACGAACTGGAAGATTGCCCCGGACTCCTGTTCCATGGTAGCCTACATTGGTACATAGGCAACCGGATAGTGGTATTCGACACAGCTGCCGAGTCGTTCCGGCAGATCCGTGCCCCGGTTGCCCGAGACCACGCCCGACTATTCGAGCTGGATGACATGCTTGGCGCCTTGTCTCTTAATGATGAAGATACAGCCGTCGATATCTGGGTGATGCAGGACTACCAAGGCGAGGTCTGGGATTTCAAGCGTCGGGTTGAGTTGCCGGTTGCGGAGATCATGGACCACTGTCAATATTATTTCCATGAAGAGGGTATGATGCTTGTGCCTGGGGACGGTGAGTTGGTCGTGCTGATCGGTTGTAATGGCTGGCTGTTTCAGCTTGATGCAGATGGCAAGTTGATTGCTAGTTTCCAACCCAGATGCCTCAGTTCTACTCTATATGTGCTCAAGCAAACTCTTGTTCAACATACCTTTTTTCCGGCACTAGAGGGTTATGTTGTGAATGCCTCGCCTTTTATCTGA